A single region of the Neisseria zoodegmatis genome encodes:
- the gyrA gene encoding DNA gyrase subunit A — translation MTDATTRNDHHFAKETIPISLEDEMRRSYLDYAMSVIVGRALPDVRDGLKPVHRRVLYAMHELKNSWNSAYKKSARIVGDVIGKYHPHGDSAVYDTIVRMAQDFSMRYVLVDGQGNFGSVDGDGAAAMRYTEIRMAKIAHEMMADIEEETVNFGPNYDGSESEPLVLPTRFPALLVNGSSGIAVGMATNIPPHNLPDTIDACLQLLAHPETGIDELINIIKAPDFPTGATIYGLGGVREGYKTGRGRVVMRGKTHIEPIGKNGEREAIIIDEIPYQVNKAKLVEKIGELVRDKVLEGISDLRDESDKSGMRVVIELKRNENAEVVLNQLYKLTQLQDSFGINMVALVDGQPRLLNLKQILSEFLRHRREVVTRRTLFRLKKARHEGHIAEGKAVALSNIDEMIQLIKESADAPEAKEKLLARPWQSGLVGEMLSRTDLDMQMARPEGLPSGLGLQNGGYYLSELQADAILRMSLRNLTGLDQDTIVNDYKTIMAQIIDFLDILAKPERITQIIREELEEIKTHFGDERRSEINPFGGDIADEDLIPPREMVVTLTHGGYIKTQPTTDYQAQRRGGRGKQAAATKDEDFIETLFVANTHDYLMCFTSFGKCHWIKVYKLPEGGRNSRGRPINNVIQLDEGEKVSAILAVRDFPEDEYVFFATAQGMVKKVQLSAFKNVRAQGIKAIALKEGDSLVGVARTSGSSDIMLFSNLGKAIRFNEYYEQRNGDADEAENENEDSDGLNEAEDNSDENGETPALKGNGVRPSGRGSGGLRGMRLPSDGRIVSLITFSPECEQDETLQVLTATANGYGKRTPIADYSRKGKGGQGNIAINTGERNGELVAATLVAETDDLMLITSGGVLIRTKVDQIRETGRAAAGVKLINLDEGETLVSLERVAEEPEEAEAPLEEANNGEANASDDTAVDADQAGDDISE, via the coding sequence ACCATCCGCACGGCGACAGCGCGGTGTACGACACCATTGTGCGCATGGCTCAAGATTTCTCGATGCGCTATGTGTTGGTCGACGGGCAGGGCAACTTCGGTTCGGTAGACGGCGATGGCGCGGCGGCCATGCGTTACACCGAAATCCGCATGGCGAAAATCGCCCATGAAATGATGGCGGATATCGAAGAAGAAACCGTTAATTTCGGCCCCAACTACGACGGCAGCGAGAGCGAGCCTTTGGTTTTGCCGACCCGTTTTCCCGCTTTGCTGGTTAACGGTTCTTCGGGCATTGCCGTCGGTATGGCCACCAATATTCCGCCGCACAATCTGCCCGACACCATTGATGCCTGCCTGCAATTGCTGGCTCACCCCGAAACCGGTATCGACGAATTAATCAACATTATCAAAGCGCCGGATTTCCCCACCGGTGCAACCATTTACGGTTTGGGCGGCGTGCGCGAAGGCTATAAAACCGGCCGCGGCCGCGTGGTGATGCGCGGTAAAACGCATATCGAACCCATCGGCAAAAACGGCGAACGCGAAGCCATCATCATTGATGAAATTCCCTATCAGGTGAATAAAGCCAAGCTGGTGGAAAAAATCGGCGAGCTGGTGCGCGACAAAGTGTTGGAAGGCATTTCCGATCTGCGCGACGAATCTGACAAATCAGGCATGCGCGTGGTTATCGAACTAAAGCGCAACGAAAACGCCGAAGTGGTATTGAACCAGCTCTATAAGCTCACCCAGCTGCAAGACAGCTTCGGCATCAATATGGTGGCGTTGGTCGACGGTCAACCGCGCCTGCTGAACCTGAAACAAATTTTAAGCGAGTTTTTGCGCCACCGCCGCGAAGTAGTTACCCGCCGCACCTTGTTCCGCCTCAAAAAAGCGCGTCATGAAGGCCATATCGCCGAAGGTAAAGCCGTGGCTTTATCGAATATCGACGAAATGATTCAGCTGATTAAAGAATCTGCCGATGCGCCCGAAGCCAAAGAAAAACTGCTCGCGCGTCCGTGGCAATCCGGCTTGGTTGGAGAAATGCTGTCGCGCACCGACTTGGATATGCAGATGGCCCGCCCGGAAGGCCTGCCTTCGGGATTAGGTTTGCAAAACGGCGGTTATTACCTAAGCGAATTGCAGGCAGATGCCATTTTGCGCATGAGCTTGCGCAACTTGACCGGTCTCGACCAAGACACAATTGTCAATGATTACAAAACCATCATGGCTCAGATTATTGATTTCTTGGATATTTTGGCAAAACCCGAGCGAATTACTCAAATCATCCGCGAAGAATTGGAAGAAATCAAAACCCATTTCGGCGATGAGCGCCGCAGCGAAATCAATCCGTTTGGCGGCGATATTGCCGATGAAGATTTGATTCCGCCGCGTGAAATGGTCGTCACACTGACCCACGGCGGCTATATCAAAACCCAGCCGACCACCGATTATCAAGCGCAACGCCGCGGCGGCCGCGGCAAACAAGCAGCGGCAACCAAAGACGAAGACTTTATCGAAACCTTGTTTGTGGCCAATACGCACGATTATCTGATGTGCTTTACCAGCTTCGGCAAATGCCATTGGATCAAAGTGTACAAACTGCCCGAAGGCGGCCGCAACAGCCGAGGCCGTCCGATCAATAACGTGATTCAGCTTGACGAAGGAGAAAAAGTCAGCGCGATTTTGGCTGTGCGCGACTTCCCGGAAGATGAATACGTTTTCTTCGCCACCGCGCAAGGTATGGTGAAAAAAGTGCAACTTTCCGCCTTTAAAAACGTACGCGCACAAGGCATTAAAGCGATTGCACTCAAAGAAGGCGATTCATTGGTAGGCGTGGCCCGAACCTCCGGTTCCAGCGATATTATGCTGTTCTCCAACTTGGGTAAGGCCATCCGTTTTAATGAATACTACGAGCAACGCAACGGCGATGCCGATGAGGCCGAAAATGAAAACGAAGATTCAGACGGCCTCAACGAAGCGGAAGACAATAGCGACGAAAACGGCGAAACACCGGCCTTGAAAGGAAACGGCGTGCGCCCGAGCGGACGCGGCAGCGGCGGCCTGCGCGGTATGCGCCTGCCTTCAGACGGCCGCATCGTCAGCCTGATTACCTTCTCTCCCGAATGCGAACAAGACGAAACCCTGCAAGTGTTGACCGCCACGGCCAACGGTTACGGCAAGCGCACGCCGATTGCCGATTATAGCCGCAAAGGTAAAGGCGGGCAGGGCAACATTGCCATCAATACCGGCGAACGCAACGGCGAACTGGTGGCCGCGACATTGGTTGCTGAAACCGATGATTTGATGCTGATTACCAGCGGCGGCGTCTTAATCAGAACCAAAGTCGACCAAATCCGCGAAACCGGCCGTGCCGCAGCGGGTGTGAAACTGATTAATTTGGATGAAGGCGAAACATTAGTGAGCTTGGAGCGTGTGGCGGAAGAACCCGAAGAGGCAGAAGCTCCCCTTGAAGAAGCAAATAACGGAGAAGCAAACGCATCTGACGATACGGCGGTAGATGCAGACCAAGCTGGTGATGACATCTCCGAGTAA